In Pelosinus sp. UFO1, one genomic interval encodes:
- a CDS encoding efflux RND transporter periplasmic adaptor subunit — protein MRQGLLSNKRKLIIFSIAILALLFFAYRGIYAKNIVKGQRPEDTKPAVDVITVQRKDMIRKIDLTGQTVPESQVDIAAKYTGKVTQINVELGQQVSPGQILLSQDSSDVDISISQNTASYRQASADAIESNATFEANYQKAQSDYQHSVTNYDRYKTLYSQGAISKEALDNAEQQMASSQAALDTWSKQLSAGSAASVQSKLASRDKAQSAIDALQNQKSDLILRAPRAGVIGFRQVEVGNIVSAGQKVLSIVDNSNIYVDCSVSEQDIGQIALGVPTTISIESLGKSYTGKIIYISPAMDSKTQTFTIRIALDKPDDSIRSGMFARTTVNVAIRPQTLFVPKEAVISLNGKDRIFIVNGNNQIEERIVELGLRNDKSVEILSGLKDGEQIALSNLSRLKTGITITPNNIIE, from the coding sequence ATGAGACAGGGCTTATTAAGTAACAAAAGAAAACTAATTATTTTTAGCATCGCAATCCTCGCTCTTCTATTCTTTGCATATCGCGGAATTTACGCCAAAAATATCGTTAAAGGGCAACGACCTGAAGATACCAAACCGGCAGTTGATGTGATAACAGTGCAACGCAAAGATATGATACGAAAAATTGACCTAACAGGGCAAACCGTTCCTGAATCCCAAGTAGATATTGCAGCAAAATATACGGGAAAAGTGACCCAAATTAACGTTGAGCTAGGTCAACAGGTTTCTCCTGGACAAATTTTACTGAGTCAAGATAGTAGCGATGTTGATATTTCCATATCCCAAAACACTGCTAGCTATCGACAAGCTAGCGCAGATGCGATTGAAAGCAATGCTACATTTGAAGCAAATTATCAAAAAGCCCAATCCGATTATCAACATAGCGTAACCAATTATGATCGATATAAAACCCTATATTCTCAAGGGGCCATCTCAAAAGAGGCACTTGATAATGCAGAGCAGCAAATGGCTTCCTCTCAAGCTGCTTTAGATACCTGGTCAAAACAACTGAGTGCCGGAAGTGCTGCTTCTGTTCAATCAAAGTTAGCCAGTCGCGATAAAGCACAAAGTGCCATTGATGCCTTGCAAAATCAAAAATCTGATCTTATTTTACGAGCTCCTCGAGCCGGTGTCATTGGCTTTCGCCAAGTTGAGGTTGGCAATATTGTCTCAGCTGGCCAGAAAGTACTATCCATCGTTGATAATAGTAACATTTATGTAGATTGCTCTGTGTCAGAACAAGATATCGGACAGATTGCATTAGGAGTACCTACTACGATTTCAATTGAATCACTAGGAAAATCCTATACTGGTAAAATCATTTATATCAGCCCAGCAATGGATAGTAAAACACAAACCTTTACCATCCGTATAGCTCTGGATAAACCAGATGATAGCATTAGAAGCGGTATGTTTGCACGAACTACTGTTAATGTTGCCATAAGACCACAAACCCTATTTGTACCGAAAGAAGCCGTAATTTCATTAAACGGTAAAGACCGTATCTTCATTGTTAATGGCAACAATCAAATAGAAGAACGCATCGTAGAATTAGGTTTACGAAATGATAAAAGTGTTGAAATTCTTAGTGGACTCAAAGATGGTGAGCAAATAGCCCTCAGTAATTTATCTAGGCTTAAAACAGGCATAACCATTACTCCAAATAACATTATTGAATAG
- a CDS encoding MarR family winged helix-turn-helix transcriptional regulator, which yields MKKTPYIGKWISCLHRSGQTFFDYHLAEFGLGSGNGYFACLRYLFRQEGITQDAISKYVNIDKTTIARAIMKLETLGYVTKQIDPIDRRAYKLYLTKKGRDFQPKLEATLALWTTSLTHGFTPEEKAMAFSLLEKMTHNALTLKESINSMEKSAGSEANETGLIK from the coding sequence TTGAAAAAAACACCTTACATCGGGAAATGGATCTCTTGTTTACATCGATCCGGTCAAACTTTTTTTGATTATCATTTAGCCGAGTTTGGTCTCGGAAGCGGAAATGGCTACTTCGCTTGCTTAAGATACCTTTTTCGTCAAGAAGGTATTACGCAAGATGCAATTAGTAAATATGTAAATATTGATAAAACAACAATTGCTCGTGCCATTATGAAATTAGAGACCTTGGGATATGTTACAAAACAAATTGATCCAATTGATCGACGTGCCTATAAATTATATTTAACAAAAAAGGGTCGCGATTTTCAGCCAAAGCTTGAAGCTACATTAGCCCTCTGGACTACCTCACTTACCCATGGATTTACACCAGAGGAAAAAGCTATGGCATTTAGTCTCCTGGAAAAAATGACTCACAACGCACTTACCCTCAAGGAAAGTATAAACAGTATGGAAAAATCAGCTGGGAGTGAAGCAAATGAGACAGGGCTTATTAAGTAA
- a CDS encoding HDIG domain-containing metalloprotein: protein MDTSREKAWSILTTHVQEKPLLNHCQAVEIAMRAYAEKYGEDVEYWGAVGLLHDVDFEKYPEEHPSHTGQILQPHGYTAEFITDIESHARDWVPERSLLQKVLLGVDELTGFIIACALVRPDKSIENLQLKSIMKKMKDKAFARAVNRETIVQGADMLGIELQEHIEFVTAALAKDFVI, encoded by the coding sequence ATGGATACAAGTAGGGAAAAAGCGTGGAGTATATTAACAACTCATGTACAAGAAAAACCTCTTTTGAACCATTGTCAAGCAGTAGAGATCGCAATGCGGGCTTACGCAGAAAAATATGGAGAAGACGTAGAATATTGGGGTGCTGTAGGATTGCTTCATGATGTCGATTTTGAAAAATATCCTGAAGAGCATCCTAGCCATACCGGGCAAATATTACAACCTCATGGGTATACAGCAGAGTTTATAACAGATATCGAATCCCATGCTAGGGATTGGGTACCTGAGAGAAGTTTATTACAAAAAGTATTGTTAGGTGTAGATGAACTTACGGGCTTTATTATTGCCTGTGCTCTAGTGCGTCCAGACAAAAGCATTGAAAATTTGCAGCTTAAATCTATTATGAAAAAAATGAAAGACAAAGCTTTTGCTAGAGCTGTCAATCGTGAAACGATAGTACAAGGTGCAGACATGTTAGGGATTGAGTTACAAGAACACATTGAATTTGTGACTGCAGCCTTGGCAAAGGATTTTGTAATATAA
- a CDS encoding C-GCAxxG-C-C family (seleno)protein has product MLRNLIEQGYGEEEDLNCAEKILYGANQVYKLGLDKNSLRMASGFGGGMAIGSVCGGLTAAIMVLGILFVKNNAHESKKIKELTQELFVNYREEMGEIHCDPLKARHRTDEIKCRNVIAKAAAALDTIVKRELGKPLAQPLVTENF; this is encoded by the coding sequence ATGTTACGAAATTTGATTGAACAAGGCTACGGGGAAGAAGAAGATTTAAACTGCGCCGAAAAAATACTGTATGGTGCAAATCAAGTTTACAAACTAGGATTAGATAAAAACTCTTTGCGAATGGCTTCAGGATTCGGCGGTGGCATGGCGATCGGCAGCGTCTGTGGTGGGCTAACCGCAGCCATTATGGTACTGGGTATTCTTTTTGTTAAAAACAATGCCCATGAAAGTAAAAAAATCAAGGAATTAACCCAAGAACTTTTTGTAAACTATCGGGAAGAAATGGGAGAGATTCATTGTGATCCCTTAAAAGCCCGCCACCGCACGGATGAAATCAAATGTAGAAATGTAATTGCCAAAGCAGCAGCTGCCTTAGATACTATAGTGAAGCGTGAATTAGGTAAGCCTCTAGCCCAACCCCTTGTCACTGAAAATTTCTAA
- a CDS encoding carbohydrate kinase: MFDVVALGELLIDFTPIPLSFDGKLQFQQNPGGAPANVLAALTKLGGKSAFIGMVGQDQFGLFLKDVLVQNNINVTGLKVSPRAHTTLAFVHLDSSGDRSFSFYRNPGADMLLGSQDVDYEILAKAKIFHFGSLSMTDEPVRSATLAAVQFAREKKLIISYDPNFRPALWPSTKEAITHMKVGLTYADIVKISDEELKMITGKDDIVEGASTLYQAGNKIVLVTLGAEGCYYQYPGGQGRLLSYPVKPVDTTGAGDAFLGAFLYQLGDRSLAEISSLPQKQFEDLIDFANAAGGLTTTKAGAIPALPSLKDINDLRRGMQFYQ; the protein is encoded by the coding sequence ATGTTTGATGTGGTAGCTCTAGGTGAACTGCTAATTGATTTTACACCTATACCTCTTTCTTTTGATGGGAAACTACAGTTTCAACAAAATCCAGGGGGAGCGCCTGCTAATGTGCTAGCTGCTCTGACGAAGTTAGGGGGAAAGTCAGCTTTTATTGGTATGGTAGGACAGGATCAATTTGGATTGTTTCTAAAAGACGTTCTTGTCCAAAACAATATTAATGTAACGGGTCTAAAGGTTTCGCCTCGAGCACATACTACCCTGGCTTTTGTACATTTGGATTCTAGCGGCGACAGGTCTTTTAGTTTTTATCGTAATCCAGGAGCGGATATGTTATTGGGTAGTCAAGATGTGGACTATGAGATCCTCGCCAAAGCAAAAATCTTTCATTTTGGATCTCTGTCTATGACGGATGAACCCGTGCGGAGTGCAACTTTAGCGGCAGTCCAATTTGCTAGAGAAAAGAAACTCATTATTTCTTATGACCCTAATTTTCGTCCCGCTTTATGGCCAAGTACCAAGGAGGCCATTACACATATGAAGGTTGGTTTAACCTATGCGGATATTGTGAAAATATCTGATGAGGAATTAAAGATGATAACTGGAAAAGATGACATAGTGGAAGGTGCATCGACTCTCTATCAGGCAGGCAACAAAATTGTATTAGTCACATTAGGAGCAGAGGGCTGTTATTATCAATATCCAGGGGGGCAAGGAAGGCTTTTGTCCTATCCTGTGAAACCAGTTGATACAACAGGAGCTGGTGATGCATTTCTAGGGGCTTTCTTGTATCAATTAGGGGATCGTAGTTTAGCAGAAATCAGCTCTTTGCCACAAAAACAATTTGAGGATTTGATTGATTTTGCGAATGCCGCTGGTGGATTAACGACAACGAAAGCTGGTGCTATTCCTGCATTGCCCTCATTAAAAGATATCAATGATCTGCGCCGAGGAATGCAATTTTACCAATAA
- a CDS encoding HipA family kinase, which translates to MLTAVKYFGDVGIGVTSPQLFRADDRKIYVVKLQSNQIGSKVLANEFIAAKIGEIMGLCFPFSDVIEITEQTINQSPHLTKLGIIPGRHFASQYLNHTEYLKKNNLNKAVNILEMAGVILFDHMFHNPDRNNNTKNILLRKENTGFRIYAIDNSHLIRSGRWTLKTINTLSGAIFSYYRQSYGLLLKNHLCPQDFLPYIEKVANISDEDVESLVQQIPGEWLPDSAERQALQKFITIRKGMVEKIWDVLCNHIPKSRGGRQWWHSKK; encoded by the coding sequence ATGCTCACGGCTGTAAAATATTTTGGGGATGTGGGGATAGGAGTAACTTCCCCGCAACTATTTCGTGCCGATGACCGAAAAATCTATGTAGTCAAATTGCAAAGTAATCAAATTGGTTCGAAGGTATTGGCAAATGAATTTATTGCAGCAAAGATTGGTGAAATCATGGGCCTATGCTTTCCCTTTAGCGACGTTATTGAAATTACTGAGCAAACAATAAATCAAAGTCCACACCTTACTAAATTAGGTATAATTCCAGGGCGTCATTTTGCTTCTCAGTATTTAAATCATACGGAATATCTGAAAAAGAATAACTTAAATAAAGCGGTTAATATACTTGAAATGGCCGGTGTAATATTATTTGATCATATGTTTCATAATCCTGATCGCAACAATAATACAAAAAATATTTTACTACGCAAAGAAAATACTGGATTTAGAATTTATGCGATTGATAATTCTCATTTGATTCGATCGGGGAGATGGACATTAAAAACGATCAATACTCTAAGTGGGGCAATTTTCTCTTATTATCGTCAATCCTATGGGCTATTGCTTAAAAACCACCTTTGTCCACAGGATTTTTTGCCTTATATAGAAAAAGTAGCTAACATTAGTGATGAAGATGTTGAAAGCTTAGTGCAGCAAATACCAGGAGAATGGCTACCAGATAGCGCGGAAAGGCAGGCATTACAAAAATTCATTACAATACGTAAAGGTATGGTCGAGAAAATTTGGGATGTATTGTGTAACCATATTCCAAAGTCTCGGGGTGGGCGTCAATGGTGGCATAGTAAAAAATAA
- a CDS encoding efflux RND transporter permease subunit, producing MNITRFSIQKPIGITMIILFFVVLGLYSLHSIGVELLPALNTPYVTVSVRYPGAGTEEMEQQVIKPLEDSLSSVAHLKHMTSTARPENANIVLEFDFSANADIASIDATKLVNAVRRKLPEGIDEPSVRKRDINATTILEIAVTSNQPLADTYTKANDVFKERLQRGDGVSEVTLYGGRDKEVAVELDKNKLRFYNLAINQIVSKIKGENALLPAGTVFNDKTQSDVRLLAQYATPDEIAKLQITNADGIPVQLKSVATIKEQDTRVSRYSRVNGSDAISLSVYKNSDASIVDTVKSTLLQLETLRTEYPDYTFTIVTDASKYVDNSLHNTMGSLIEGLFTTGLILYLFLRGWRSTAAVIIAIPTSMISTFFAMYVAGFTFNMMSLMGMSLCIGVLVDDSIVVLENIHRHLLMGKDAATAAEDGRNEIGMAAIAITLCDVVVFMPIAFMTGMTGQFFRQFGLTIVFATLFSMFVSFTLTPMLASRLFKQGLSEPKGAVWDFMNTMEQKAITKYESILRWSLGHSKKVIAAVLVLFLTTVALIPLGMIGSEYMPRTDEGSFRISIELPVGQNIEQSDIVVKNLEQYLATIPEVTNYLSSTGTPSSNNGSLSVQLVDRKDRDRTVWQITDLVRNYAKQNIPNAIIRVNESQSSVAGVSGGGGGGGAPVQIQLLGANMDSLVKSSYEAQSILSQIQGIKDIRSSYTEGMPEIQLTIDRDRLKFYNGSVSEVTNVFNAAISGQQAGTYANDPTNDGQDTDITVRLKGSDGFTLSDIRSLPIMAGNHQISLGDVANLREGTGPVMLQRVDKQRSITLQANITDRPLNEVLQEISKKLTSKELGPNISYRYTGQANSMSDTFGQMFQALALSLILVYMLLAVLYESLLTPFIRMFSLPLGMIGSLLFLFITHNTINLYSLIGILVMDGLVAKNGTLLLDYTLTLMDQGVGAFDAIIEAGKTRLKPIFMTTLTMVVGMLPTALSITEGAETRVSMAWVLIGGLLSSTIFTLIIIPIIFLFFQNYPVSTWMRFTPLSRWLKKKTLTNPPS from the coding sequence TTGAATATTACAAGATTTTCTATACAAAAACCAATCGGCATCACAATGATTATTCTGTTCTTTGTTGTGCTTGGCCTATATAGTCTCCATAGCATTGGTGTTGAACTGCTTCCAGCTTTGAACACTCCTTATGTAACCGTTTCTGTCCGATATCCCGGTGCAGGAACAGAAGAAATGGAACAGCAGGTTATTAAGCCTTTAGAAGATTCCTTATCTTCAGTTGCCCATTTAAAACATATGACATCTACTGCGAGACCCGAAAATGCGAACATTGTTTTGGAATTTGATTTCTCCGCAAATGCGGATATTGCCTCAATTGATGCCACAAAGCTAGTAAACGCCGTACGACGGAAATTGCCTGAGGGTATTGATGAACCTTCTGTGCGAAAACGAGATATTAACGCTACTACCATTTTAGAAATTGCAGTAACATCCAACCAACCGCTAGCAGATACTTACACCAAGGCAAACGATGTCTTTAAAGAACGTTTACAGCGAGGTGATGGCGTTTCAGAAGTAACCTTGTACGGCGGCAGAGATAAAGAAGTCGCGGTAGAACTTGATAAAAACAAACTCCGTTTTTATAATCTAGCAATTAATCAAATTGTAAGTAAAATTAAAGGTGAAAATGCCCTGCTCCCGGCTGGCACCGTCTTTAATGATAAAACCCAAAGTGATGTGCGCTTACTTGCTCAATATGCTACTCCTGATGAAATCGCCAAGTTACAAATCACAAATGCAGATGGTATTCCTGTGCAACTTAAAAGTGTTGCAACAATCAAAGAACAAGATACAAGAGTGAGTCGCTATAGCCGTGTAAATGGTTCTGATGCAATTTCATTATCCGTTTATAAAAATAGTGATGCAAGTATCGTAGATACTGTTAAATCTACTCTTTTACAACTAGAAACACTACGTACCGAATATCCAGACTACACCTTTACCATTGTTACTGATGCATCAAAATATGTTGATAATTCGTTGCATAATACCATGGGAAGTCTTATTGAAGGTTTATTTACTACGGGACTGATTCTGTATCTTTTCCTGCGAGGCTGGCGTTCTACTGCTGCTGTAATTATTGCCATTCCCACATCTATGATTTCTACGTTTTTTGCCATGTATGTTGCAGGCTTTACTTTTAATATGATGTCATTAATGGGTATGTCACTTTGCATTGGCGTCCTTGTAGATGATTCTATCGTTGTATTAGAAAACATTCACCGTCACTTACTAATGGGTAAAGATGCTGCCACTGCTGCTGAAGACGGTCGTAACGAAATTGGTATGGCAGCGATTGCTATTACACTTTGCGACGTTGTTGTATTTATGCCAATTGCATTTATGACAGGTATGACAGGACAATTCTTTCGCCAGTTTGGCTTAACTATCGTTTTTGCCACCTTATTCTCCATGTTTGTATCCTTTACCCTTACTCCTATGCTTGCTTCACGTCTCTTTAAACAAGGCTTATCCGAACCTAAGGGAGCAGTTTGGGATTTCATGAATACCATGGAACAAAAAGCAATTACAAAATATGAATCCATTTTACGCTGGAGTTTAGGTCATAGTAAAAAAGTCATTGCAGCTGTTCTTGTATTATTCCTTACCACTGTTGCCTTAATTCCTCTTGGAATGATTGGCTCTGAATATATGCCCCGTACTGATGAAGGCAGCTTCCGAATTTCAATCGAACTACCAGTTGGACAAAATATTGAGCAATCAGATATTGTTGTCAAAAACTTAGAACAATATCTAGCTACTATTCCTGAAGTAACCAATTACCTATCCAGTACTGGAACGCCTTCTAGTAATAATGGTTCTCTTAGTGTTCAACTCGTTGACCGCAAAGACCGTGATCGTACTGTCTGGCAGATTACTGATCTTGTCCGTAATTATGCAAAACAAAATATACCAAATGCTATTATCAGAGTCAACGAATCCCAATCGTCAGTTGCTGGCGTGTCGGGTGGAGGCGGTGGCGGCGGTGCTCCAGTACAAATTCAATTACTTGGCGCCAATATGGATAGTTTGGTCAAATCTTCCTATGAAGCGCAATCCATACTTTCTCAAATACAAGGCATTAAAGATATTCGCAGTTCTTATACAGAAGGTATGCCTGAAATACAACTTACCATTGATCGCGACAGACTAAAATTTTATAACGGCTCTGTATCAGAAGTAACAAACGTATTTAACGCCGCAATATCTGGGCAACAAGCGGGAACCTATGCAAATGATCCAACGAATGACGGTCAGGATACGGATATTACAGTTCGCCTCAAGGGAAGCGACGGTTTCACACTAAGTGATATTCGATCACTCCCAATTATGGCTGGCAATCATCAAATATCTCTAGGCGATGTAGCCAACCTTCGAGAAGGGACTGGCCCCGTTATGCTGCAGCGCGTCGATAAACAGCGCTCGATTACGCTGCAAGCAAATATAACAGATCGTCCTCTAAACGAGGTATTACAAGAAATTTCAAAGAAACTCACCTCGAAAGAATTAGGTCCTAATATAAGCTACCGCTATACAGGGCAAGCAAATAGCATGAGTGATACCTTTGGTCAGATGTTCCAGGCATTAGCTCTATCCCTCATTCTGGTATATATGCTATTAGCAGTTCTTTATGAATCACTGTTAACTCCATTTATTCGTATGTTCTCTCTCCCTCTAGGGATGATAGGCTCTTTACTATTCCTGTTTATTACCCACAATACGATAAATCTGTATTCTCTCATTGGCATATTGGTCATGGATGGTTTAGTTGCCAAAAATGGTACCTTGCTCTTAGACTATACCTTAACACTAATGGATCAAGGAGTGGGAGCTTTTGACGCCATCATTGAAGCAGGAAAAACAAGATTGAAGCCTATTTTCATGACAACCCTTACAATGGTTGTTGGGATGTTGCCAACTGCATTATCCATAACAGAAGGGGCAGAAACAAGAGTCAGTATGGCATGGGTATTAATTGGCGGTCTGCTAAGTTCCACCATATTTACGCTAATCATCATTCCAATTATTTTCTTGTTTTTTCAAAATTACCCTGTTAGTACCTGGATGAGGTTTACTCCTTTATCACGTTGGCTTAAGAAGAAAACACTAACTAATCCTCCCTCATAA
- a CDS encoding PLP-dependent aminotransferase family protein gives MLSIDWVPNHKDAVPLYRQIVEYIKNKITIGEWPLHSKLPPQRVLANNFQVNRSTLKIALEELIADGLLESKIGSGTWVANNTWSVLTSHPPVNWNSYLDKGIYLPNLHTIQEINHSEFKPNIIRLGTGELSPELFPKAMMNSILKKLPSSINSLGYEEPKGLLSLRKQISIYLRSFGIDASPTSIMIVSGALQALQLICCSLLPKGSTILLEKPSYLYSLKLFQSMNMQFAGLPLDEDGIQLAPITYHKEHKNANLLYTIPCFHNPTGILMSEQRRKSIIALCQKEQLPVIEDDVYRELWLDSTPPPIPLKALDREGLVLYLGSLSKSLSPGLRIGWIVGPEPVIERLADIKMQNDYGSSSLSQWAAAEWFSSGLYQMHLEKVRKKLRIRRDVASQSLDTHFSDIATWKIPSGGFYIWLTLTQPVSMQKLFTEALDKGLLIHPGNIYDNLSNRHLRLSYSYASISQLKGGLRLLSSIIRNMMEKERG, from the coding sequence GTGTTATCAATTGATTGGGTGCCTAATCATAAAGATGCTGTCCCCTTATATCGACAAATCGTGGAATACATAAAGAATAAAATTACCATTGGCGAATGGCCCCTACATAGCAAATTACCTCCCCAACGCGTCCTTGCTAACAATTTTCAAGTAAATCGCAGTACACTGAAAATCGCCCTAGAAGAATTAATTGCAGACGGATTACTGGAAAGCAAAATAGGCAGCGGTACATGGGTAGCAAATAATACTTGGTCAGTACTGACATCCCATCCGCCTGTTAATTGGAATTCTTATCTTGACAAAGGAATATATCTGCCTAATCTTCATACTATTCAAGAAATTAATCATTCAGAATTCAAGCCAAATATCATTCGATTAGGTACTGGAGAACTTTCCCCCGAATTGTTCCCAAAAGCTATGATGAACTCCATACTAAAAAAGCTGCCTAGTTCTATTAATTCATTAGGTTACGAAGAACCTAAAGGACTACTTTCCCTCCGAAAACAGATCAGCATTTATTTACGTTCCTTTGGAATTGATGCCTCTCCAACCTCTATTATGATTGTATCTGGCGCATTGCAAGCTCTCCAACTGATATGCTGCAGCTTATTGCCAAAAGGATCCACTATTCTACTAGAAAAACCCTCTTATCTATATTCCCTTAAACTCTTCCAATCCATGAATATGCAATTCGCGGGTCTCCCTCTTGATGAAGATGGGATTCAACTTGCCCCCATTACTTATCATAAAGAACATAAAAATGCGAATTTATTATACACGATTCCTTGTTTTCACAACCCCACTGGGATTCTTATGTCCGAACAGCGTCGTAAAAGCATTATTGCATTGTGTCAAAAAGAGCAATTACCTGTAATTGAAGACGATGTATATCGAGAACTCTGGCTAGATTCAACCCCACCGCCTATACCGTTAAAAGCTTTGGATCGCGAGGGCCTTGTTCTCTATCTCGGCAGCCTTTCCAAATCATTAAGCCCTGGATTACGCATTGGCTGGATTGTAGGACCTGAACCAGTAATTGAACGTTTAGCTGATATTAAAATGCAAAACGATTATGGCTCAAGTTCCTTATCCCAATGGGCTGCTGCCGAATGGTTTAGCAGTGGATTATACCAAATGCACCTAGAAAAAGTACGAAAGAAATTGCGAATCCGTCGAGATGTTGCTTCTCAAAGCTTAGACACCCATTTTTCAGACATCGCAACTTGGAAAATTCCTTCGGGTGGATTTTATATTTGGCTTACATTGACTCAACCAGTTTCTATGCAAAAACTATTTACAGAGGCCTTAGATAAAGGTCTATTAATTCATCCGGGTAATATATATGACAACCTATCGAACCGCCATCTTCGTCTATCATACTCATATGCCTCAATATCTCAACTGAAAGGTGGCTTACGCCTTCTTTCTAGCATCATTAGAAATATGATGGAAAAAGAAAGGGGTTGA
- the larE gene encoding ATP-dependent sacrificial sulfur transferase LarE yields the protein MDSVTKKIEELDKLLSGLGRIVVAFSGGVDSSFLAAAAARAVKGEAIAITAFSETLPESEKNEAILIAKKIGIQHILLNISELNSPDFVANDKNRCYYCKQERFSVLVDWAKKNNYNWVLDGSNVDDLSDYRPGIKAVEELEHVRSPLIEVGLTKAEIREASKAWDLPTWNKPSAACLSSRVVYGLSITGERLGQIEKAEALVKRFCSGQVRVRHHGDIARIEVSPENISVLSNPDITKVIDKGLKELGFTYVTLDLAGYRTGSMNAAIL from the coding sequence ATGGATAGTGTCACCAAGAAAATAGAAGAACTAGATAAATTACTTAGTGGATTAGGAAGAATTGTAGTAGCCTTTTCTGGAGGTGTGGATAGCAGCTTCCTAGCAGCGGCAGCAGCACGTGCTGTTAAAGGAGAGGCAATAGCCATTACTGCTTTTTCGGAAACCCTGCCAGAAAGTGAAAAGAATGAGGCCATCTTAATTGCAAAGAAAATTGGTATTCAGCATATACTTTTAAATATTAGTGAATTAAACAGTCCTGATTTTGTTGCAAATGATAAGAATCGTTGTTACTATTGCAAACAAGAGCGGTTCTCAGTGTTAGTGGACTGGGCAAAGAAAAACAATTATAATTGGGTACTTGATGGATCCAATGTGGATGATTTGTCAGATTATCGTCCAGGGATTAAGGCTGTGGAAGAATTAGAACATGTAAGGAGCCCATTAATTGAAGTCGGATTAACAAAGGCGGAAATTAGAGAGGCATCTAAGGCATGGGATTTACCGACCTGGAATAAACCAAGTGCGGCTTGTCTTTCTTCTCGGGTAGTTTATGGGCTTTCCATTACAGGAGAGAGACTTGGGCAAATAGAAAAAGCCGAAGCACTAGTAAAAAGGTTCTGCTCAGGTCAAGTTAGAGTAAGGCATCATGGGGATATTGCTCGCATTGAGGTATCACCTGAAAATATTAGTGTCCTTAGCAATCCTGATATTACTAAGGTGATTGATAAAGGTCTTAAAGAATTAGGGTTTACTTATGTTACCCTTGACCTTGCCGGGTACCGGACAGGTAGTATGAACGCTGCAATATTGTAA
- a CDS encoding LysE/ArgO family amino acid transporter codes for MQAFIHGMVLAMGLILPLGVQNLFVFTQGVTQPSFLRALPAVITASICDTLLILLAVEGISVFVASFVLFKILLLTFGIIFLCYMGWITWNSIPVGTTNDETKSVTMKQQILFAVSVSLFNPHAVLDTIGVIGTSSIHYVEKEKLFFTLACILISWCWFLFLAVLGRGFGKRKGFRQMFGLINKVSAVFMWLSALYMIFSSTI; via the coding sequence ATGCAAGCCTTTATTCATGGAATGGTGCTAGCTATGGGGCTCATATTGCCTCTTGGAGTACAGAATTTATTTGTCTTCACCCAAGGCGTAACCCAACCAAGTTTTTTGCGAGCTTTGCCAGCTGTTATTACAGCTTCCATATGTGATACCCTTTTAATATTACTAGCGGTAGAAGGTATTTCTGTATTTGTTGCGAGTTTTGTGCTATTTAAGATACTGTTACTTACTTTTGGAATTATTTTTTTATGTTATATGGGCTGGATCACTTGGAATAGTATTCCCGTGGGTACTACTAATGATGAGACAAAGAGTGTGACGATGAAACAACAGATTCTTTTTGCTGTGAGTGTTTCATTATTTAACCCCCATGCTGTACTGGATACAATTGGTGTTATTGGCACCAGTTCCATTCACTATGTGGAAAAAGAAAAACTCTTCTTTACCCTCGCTTGTATATTGATATCTTGGTGTTGGTTTCTTTTTTTAGCAGTGTTAGGACGAGGTTTCGGCAAAAGGAAGGGATTCAGACAGATGTTTGGATTGATTAATAAGGTCTCTGCCGTTTTCATGTGGCTGTCTGCTTTGTATATGATATTTAGTAGTACTATTTGA